The genomic DNA AAGCGCTCAAAGCAGGTATCGGATTCACGGAGTTAGCCAATGGGTTCGCCTCCTGTGAGGACTCTGTAGCTCTTCAAGCTCTCTGTAACCGTCTTGGTCCAAACCAGATCGAGGAGTTCTTCCACCGTTGGATGCAGGTCATCCCAATCCCACTCGACGATAGAGACCGTTTGGCCGGTTTCTGGTGGGAGTTGTCAATGCGTCAGATCGAGGTCTCTCGCACTATCGTCTTTGATGCACCTCGTCGAGCCCGGGCCTTCTTCGAGTCAACCGTGGCCGACAACATCGACATCGGCCGCCCAGATGAAGTCAAGCTAATCTTTGCTCGCCAGATCCGTAAGAACACCAACGCTGAGTTCGCAACCAGGATCGTAACACGGGGAACCGATGTCACCATCAACGCGTTCTACAAACACTCTCGTATCAAGGAATACCTCAAGGAGGGTCGTGCACTCCGTATTGAGACGGTGGTCAATAGCCCCACCGATCTTGGTGTGCAACGTCGCCTCCGCAACCTCGCCGAGTTGATCGACAAGGCTCGAGCCGCCAATCGTCGACTACTTGACATCCAACGTGCCGGTCAGGGCTGTGCCATCGAGACTGCTCTATGGGAGCGGATCTCACAGCCCTCGCTAGAGGAGGGCAGACGAACCGGAGCGATACGCTTCGGGGATAAACGCGTCATGGCCCTGGCCGGTGCGCTCTGCGTGGCGCTAAATACCGTCATCGGCTTCACCAACAAGAGCCTTCGTGCCTCGGTGTCCCAGCTGCTTGGTGGTCCCTATAGCGCCGCGCAGATGACCTATGACCTGCGTAAGCTGCGCCTCAAAGGTCTCATTACAAGGATTCCCCATACCAACAGCTATACGCTTACGCCAGAGGGAATCCGCTTTGCTATTACCTACACCAAGCTAGGTCAGCGTGTTCTGCCACCCCTTCTCGCAGCCAACCAGCAACCTGCTCCTATCGGGTTACAGCGCGCACTCAACACGATAGAGAACTATGTCGGCAACTATCTCGAACATGCAAAACTCAAAGCCGCTGCTTGAAAACTTGGCTCAAAATTAAAGACTGGGATACCAGAGGAGCCCTAGCTAACACTCGATTTACCCGCTTTATGACCGCAGTGGGACTTCGTGTAAATACATGCTGATGTGTTCAGTGGCGAGCGAACTTGTCTTCGGGAACATTATTATAAATCCAGGAGCTGAGGGGAGGGTGCTTGGTACCGACACTCAAGCCAATCGGCGACAGCTGGCTTCAGATAATCATACCCTGGGGATGCACTGCCGAAATAATGGCAGTGCGAACTACGCATGTGAATATCAATGGGGTTTGGTCTGATCAAGCAGCGTCTGTTCCTCGCGTCTTTGGGGCTTATAGTCGTGAATAAAAATATAGGTTTCACGTGAAGAGAGTTGGAAACCTGATGGAGGAACACCAGCGGCTGCATCCGTCCCGGTCGGCATCGCCCCCGCAAGTGTCAGCCGGGTACCCCATGAGCGAATACACCCCATATGTCGCCGCTAGAACGCATGACTACGAGAGCATCACGTATCTTGATGGCGTCGGCAACGAAGGATTCGTTCTCTCAGATCCGTCATCGGTGCTTCGGTCAAGTCTCGATGCTCGGCACGCGCTGGCCGACGTGCGATGCTGTTGCCCACCCTATTCAACGTCCGGGAGGAGACCTTGGTAATCGCTGCTCACGCGAATGTTCGTTTGTTGGTGCACAACGACAAAGAGACTCTTTTCTAGATGAGAGGCGATGATCGAGGGCGGAAGCGAGAGAATGGCCGTTGGGCCACGCTAAGGAATCGACGCTTTGTGATCTGGCTCGCGGGCCAGGGAGTATCGAACACTGGTTCGGCTCTCACAGTAGCGCTAGCCCCAATCATCGCTGTGGTCGTTCTTCACGCGCCGGCCAAGGAGGTAGGGCTTATCGTGGCGACATCCTTGGGATGCACCGCTGTAGCCCGGCCTGCGGCTGCGGTGTTCGCGGAAAGGTCCCGTAATAGGATCCGAGCCCTTTTTGTGATCAATATTGTGTCGGCTATTGTTATTGGACTGATCCCGGTGTTCTGGGTCTACGGATCCTTGTCGCTCCCCGTGTTTTGGATCGTCATCGCCGTCGATGGGCTAGCGGGCGGGGTGTTTGGTGCTTACTCGGCGCCGATGGTGGCTGACCTCGTCGATAAGGAGTCGTTACCGCAGGCGAGCGGACTCATGGGCAGCGCAGCGAATGTCGCTGGCGTCGCCGGCCCAACTCTTGGAGGAGTTATCCTCGCGATCGTGAGTGCACCACTTGCTTTAGTTGCCGATTCAGCTTCGTTCCTTGTCGGGGCCCTCAGTTGCCACTTGATCCGAGGCACCCGGGCTTCACACTCCCCGCCTAAGAGGCCTACAGATTCTGCGGCACAAGTGTCGAAGATCCCATTGATGAGGGCATTTGGTGCTCCCTTCAGAGTGAGCGGTGGTGCGGCTCTGTTGGGCATATTGCTTGCACTCACAGTTGTAAACGGACTCGCGCTTAGCGAGTTGACGGTACTCATGATCAGAGGTGCCGGCGTTCCGCCTGTCGTCGTCGCAGTCATCGCGGGTCTCGGAGCCGTCGGTGGAGTGTTGGCTGGGGTATCCGTGGAATGGATCGCACCGCGAGTTGGTAGTTATAGGGGTGCGCTCATAGGCGCCGCGCTGGCCTCGCTTGCGACAATGGCACTGGCTGTGGTCAAACCAGGCGGGTTTGCCGTGATCCCGTATGCCGCTTATGAGGTCATCGGGGCTGGTGGTAGTACGCTACTGATATCGCTTGCCTTCGCACAGGTGATTGGAGGTTTGGCACCCGCTGCAAGAGCTCGTGGGATCGCTGTCGCTGCGATGCTTCCCGAGGCTGGCCAGACTATTGGCGCGCTCATCGGTGGCATCCTCGTTGGAGTCTTAGGGCTAGCCCGCTTCTACGACATGGCCGCCGCGTTAGGTTTGGTGGTGGCGGTTCTGTCCGTGTGGCTGGCGAGACGGAAACCCTTTGAATGTGATGGAATGGCGAACGCTATGTAATCCACCTGAAGCGCGATAGGGTCGAGTGGAGATGAGACAAGCGCCCATAATCCAAAGGTGGCAGGTGTGGAGAGCCAAATCGTTGCAGAGGTCACGGGGTTGCGAGGAACCGACCTTTCACAAACGAAGTGGACCGGGCTCCTGGGGCTGTCCAATGCGCCGGTTGAAGGCAGTACCGCTTACGGCGGTTCGTGTCAGTCAGTCCATTGGAGGTGGTGACTAAATGAAATACATGGGCGCACCAAGTCAGCAAATTGCAAAGGTTATCGGAATTACAGTGTTGACCGCGATGTTGCTTGCAGCATGCAGTTCAAACGCTTCATCAGCGAAGGTGACGAATTCCTCTAAAGCAGAACCTTCACGAACGCAGGCCATTGCATCTCGTAAAGTCTTGGAGCCAGCTTGGCGCCTCCTAGACAAGGAAGTAGCGGTATCCGTAAATGGTGGCCTCGCATGGACCACGAAGGCCTTGCCACCCGGAATCCAAGTAGAAGGAACTTCAGTAGCAGTCACTGAACAAGGTTCGATTTTAGCAATGGACAGTTCAGGGAGCAACCTTGAGATCTTTCGTGCGTCCAACGCCAACTCGCCATGGACGCATGAATCCTTGCCCATTCGATGGCCGGCTGGAGTAGCGCTTGGACCAACTTATGTCTCGAACCTAGTCAACGTAGAGGATAACTATGGTACTGACGCGACCTCAATCTCGGTGAACGAAGGTGGTGCCCAAACTGGTAACGTCACCGCACTGTTCGTCTCCGATGACGGAGGAAGGACCTTTGCTCAGCTGGACCTACCAACCAACTATGGTACCTATCAAGCTGCCATGCTGTCTTCCAGCGCCGGAGTCATCACGGGTGGCAATAGTTATCAGGGTGTTTGGTTTAGGTCTAATAGAGGAAAGAACTGGGAGCCAGCCTCAATACCGGGATTTGCTCCAAGTCCGTACAGCACCGTTGGTACACCGGTTGCATTTGGCACCCAGATCTATGTCCCTATCGCACTCGGAGTGGGTGCGAACGCAAAGACCACTTTGTACGAGAGCACCGATGGCGGTGCGTCTTTCAAGGCTCTCACCACACAGAATCACGTCGGCAGCCTGATCGTAGCCGCCAATGGTCCAGATATCTGGCTCTTCAATGCTACACATGAAATAGTGGAGTCGTCCAATGACGGATTATCATGGACGACGGTTTCTTCTCCGACGCTCGCCAAGGAGGTAGCCTCCGTCGAATTGGCCTCACCAAGCAAGGCCGTAGTCACGACAATCAACTATGGCTGTACAGGATTCAAGACCGGCTGCTACTACAACACCTACCAGCAGGCCACTACCAATAGTGGAAAGACCTGGACTGAGAACGCCTTGAGCCCCACATTCAATGACTGAGCGGAAGATATCTCAATGCACCACCAACGATGAAGATAGCGCAAATCCCTGGAGATGTGCATCGTCGCTCCGCGAATCACGTCGGATCTAGCACTGTCCGGGACCAAGATGGCTAGGTAAGTCGATCGAGCCATTGTTACGCTTACGCGAATGATTGGCGCAACTGCAATGGGGCCAAATGGGCCGATTGTTTTCAGATGTCTGCCTAAAACGGCGAACGCTATGTGATTCACCTGAAGCGCGAGAGGGTCGAGTGGGGATGCGACAAGCACCCATAATTCCAAAGTGGCAGATCACAAGAACTGCATCCTTACGAAGGTCACGGAGTCGCAGTCAGCTCTCTCCTCAAATAGACGCTCCGCCCTACCGCCATATCTCGAATCCTACTCACTTCCACCATCTACGGGTTCAACATATCTGCTTCGATTGTCTACTCGCGCCTTTTTATCATATGTCGCTTTCCTTCTTGCTGTCGACACCTACG from Ferrimicrobium acidiphilum DSM 19497 includes the following:
- a CDS encoding MFS transporter, which codes for MRGDDRGRKRENGRWATLRNRRFVIWLAGQGVSNTGSALTVALAPIIAVVVLHAPAKEVGLIVATSLGCTAVARPAAAVFAERSRNRIRALFVINIVSAIVIGLIPVFWVYGSLSLPVFWIVIAVDGLAGGVFGAYSAPMVADLVDKESLPQASGLMGSAANVAGVAGPTLGGVILAIVSAPLALVADSASFLVGALSCHLIRGTRASHSPPKRPTDSAAQVSKIPLMRAFGAPFRVSGGAALLGILLALTVVNGLALSELTVLMIRGAGVPPVVVAVIAGLGAVGGVLAGVSVEWIAPRVGSYRGALIGAALASLATMALAVVKPGGFAVIPYAAYEVIGAGGSTLLISLAFAQVIGGLAPAARARGIAVAAMLPEAGQTIGALIGGILVGVLGLARFYDMAAALGLVVAVLSVWLARRKPFECDGMANAM